In Kitasatospora sp. NBC_00240, the following are encoded in one genomic region:
- a CDS encoding GNAT family N-acetyltransferase — protein MLTSWDDAGLTVTPRSGAPVTFPENVLVAGKTVPPFPARRAPLPAAGPVELQRIAARGWPAVEQQQLGEWTLRASAGFTRRANSVQALGDPGLPLPQALEAVRRWYDERGLPAWFEVTTPGSPADLTTELDRLGAAYSPTLVRTAPLAALARAGRGSPGAPSTEGWRKVRLSRTAGPDWMSLYRRVTGDPAVEAAARQVVHGGPSVWFATVPGPGDTPLAIGRCVVDGDWACFGAVEVAPHARRSGLATALMAVLAARAAEEGATGGYLQVEAENSGAITLYDGLGFTTSHTYHYARLPQR, from the coding sequence GTGCTCACATCCTGGGACGATGCCGGGCTCACCGTGACCCCTCGAAGCGGCGCGCCGGTCACCTTTCCGGAGAACGTCCTGGTCGCGGGCAAGACCGTACCGCCGTTCCCGGCCCGCCGCGCCCCGCTGCCCGCCGCCGGCCCCGTCGAACTGCAGCGGATCGCCGCCCGCGGCTGGCCCGCCGTCGAGCAGCAGCAGCTCGGCGAATGGACCCTGCGCGCCTCCGCCGGCTTCACCCGCCGGGCCAATTCCGTCCAGGCGCTCGGCGACCCCGGGCTGCCGCTGCCGCAGGCCCTGGAGGCCGTCCGGCGGTGGTACGACGAGCGCGGACTTCCCGCCTGGTTCGAGGTCACCACGCCCGGCTCCCCGGCGGACCTGACGACCGAGCTGGACCGGCTCGGCGCCGCGTACTCCCCCACCCTGGTGCGCACCGCACCGCTCGCCGCCCTTGCCCGCGCCGGCCGGGGATCCCCGGGAGCGCCCTCCACCGAAGGCTGGCGCAAGGTGCGGCTGTCGCGCACCGCCGGCCCGGACTGGATGTCGCTCTACCGCCGGGTGACCGGCGACCCCGCGGTCGAGGCGGCCGCCCGGCAGGTCGTCCACGGCGGTCCGTCCGTCTGGTTCGCGACCGTCCCCGGCCCCGGCGACACCCCGCTGGCCATCGGCCGCTGCGTGGTCGACGGCGACTGGGCCTGCTTCGGCGCCGTCGAGGTCGCCCCGCACGCCCGCAGGTCCGGGCTGGCCACCGCGCTGATGGCGGTGCTGGCCGCCCGCGCCGCGGAGGAGGGCGCCACCGGCGGGTACCTGCAGGTCGAGGCCGAGAACAGTGGTGCGATCACGCTCTATGACGGACTCGGCTTCACGACCAGTCACACTTACCACTACGCCCGCCTTCCCCAGCGGTAA